A window from Heteronotia binoei isolate CCM8104 ecotype False Entrance Well chromosome 15, APGP_CSIRO_Hbin_v1, whole genome shotgun sequence encodes these proteins:
- the LOC132584468 gene encoding integrin alpha-M-like, whose translation MRSSEFMHMKEFVTHTMKSFPNNTQFSLLQFSSRFQEHFDFKQFHRNPDPDQLLNQVKQLGGSTHTASAIRKAVRELFVPHRGARNTATKILVVVTDGLKTGDPLEYLEVVEEAERAGVARFAVGVGLGFISATAQQELHAIASSPATQHTFHVRHFTDLRDTHHQLQEKICSRRGPAVPQPPVPPQLPDTCASHSDPRVLQKLEQVLSSLDAMTAKLDLLAIRQDKCGRSSYSLS comes from the exons ATGCGATCCTCAGAATTCATGCATATGAAGGAGTTTGTTACACATACCATGAAAAGCTTTCCCAACAATACACAG TTCTCTCTCCTGCAGTTCTCCAGTCGCTTTCAGGAGCACTTTGACTTCAAGCAGTTCCACAGAAATCCTGATCCAGATCAACTGCTCAACCAGGTTAAGCAATTGGGAGGCTCCACGCACACAGCCTCTGCCATCAGGAAAGCTGT AAGGGAGCTGTTTGTGCCACACAGAGGTGCCCGCAACACGGCCACCAAGATTCTCGTGGTGGTGACCGATGGGCTGAAAACTGGGGACCCCTTAGAATATCTAGAGGTTGTCGAAGAGGCAGAAAGAGCTGGAGTTGCGCGCTTTGCAGTTGGG GTTGGTTTGGGCTTCATCAGTGCAACTGCCCAACAGGAGCTCCATGCCATTGCTTCCAGTCCTGCCACACAGCACACGTTCCATGTGAGACACTTCACAGACCTGCGTGACACCCATCACCAACTGCAAGAGAAGATTTGTTCCAGACGTG GCCCTGCTGTGCCACAGCCCCCTGTTCCGCCGCAGTTGCCTGACACTTGTGCTTCACACTCTGATCCGCGAGTGCTGCAGAAACTGGAGCAAGTGTTGAGCAGCCTGGATGCGATGACTGCCAAGCTGGACTTGCTGGCCATCAGGCAGGATAAATGTGGGCGCAGTTCCTATTCTTTGTCCTGA
- the RABEP2 gene encoding rab GTPase-binding effector protein 2 isoform X3: MEEPQQVQEVGASPGPDLPREPNPNQTIQNLRVQLAAALAEVETVRAVAAVSENTKHEAVEAVRRQCQEEVASLQTILKDTISSYEARLSALERDSRENVWSRLLPRSSPLDSLEKQMEKAQEDSERLRAIVLPMEQEIEELKGKLARAEGLVQELQSEQGGLFSSSESLLTEPVLPDGPRNDRGTSEEGGVAEKFASGLDSVSIASSSLLVPSPGPPIRRRRSPSPETISIASSSGTLVPETIYLSPAGFQLVPDSEWTQLHNKVRQQREAVEKASREKANLEEILQRSSEDCSKQVQVLFAQIQNSEELLRDLQNSADLAASHKRLGYEVQRLHSENDGLRQASSQLLDDKIQGPPSSIRDLQSMVSQQRLEAESQLRSAEHQAERLRIEIVSLREKLEQERAARSGLQGELQRELEEKELLQASFNSIQSEMERLQQGQEEGNGSQVQTDAASEKEASGTQDGNKP; this comes from the exons ATGGAAG AACCTCAGCAAGTGCAGGAGGTGGGTGCTTCCCCTGGTCCAGACCTCCCCAGAGAACCTAACCCCAATCAGACGATCCAAAACCTGCGGGTCCAGTTGGCAGCTGCACTAGCTGAGGTAGAAACTGTCCGGGCTGTGGCTGCTGTGAGTGAAAACACCAAGCATGAGGCCGTGGAGGCTGTCCGACGCCAATGCCAAGAAGAGGTGGCCTCTCTGCAAACTATTCTAAAAG ACACCATCTCTAGTTATGAGGCGCGTCTTTCGGCTCTAGAGCGCGACAGTCGGGAGAATGTGTGGAGCCGCCTCCTGCCAAGGAGCAGCCCCTTGGACTCCTTGGAGAAACAGATGGAAAAG GCACAGGAAGACTCCGAGCGGCTCCGGGCCATTGTGCTGCCGATGGAGCAGGAAATCGAGGAACTGAAGGGGAAGCTGGCCAGGGCGGAGGGGCTGGTTCAGGAGCTTCAGAGTGAGCAG GGCGGCCTCTTTAGCTCCTCTGAATCCCTCCTCACTGAGCCAGTACTCCCTGACGGACCAAGGAATGACCGTGGCACTTCAGAGGAAGGAGGGGTGGCTGAGAAATTTGCCTCTGGCCTTGACAGTGTCTCCATCGCCTCATCGTCCTTGCTGGTACCAAGCCCTGGGCCTCCAATCCGGCGCAGACGCTCCCCCAGCCCTGAGACCATATCAATTGCCTCCTCCAGTGGGACCCTGGTGCCAGAGACCATCTACCTATCACCTGCTGGGTTTCAGCTGGTGCCTGACTCAGAATGGACGCAACTTCACAACAAG GTGCGGCAGCAACGGGAAGCTGTAGAAAAAGCATCTCGGGAAAAGGCCAACTTGGAGGAGATTCTGCAGCGCAGCAGTGAAGATTGCAGCAAGCAG GTCCAGGTTCTTTTTGCTCAGATCCAAAACTCAGAGGAGCTTCTCCGGGACCTCCAAAACTCG GCTGACCTGGCTGCATCTCACAAGCGCCTGGGCTATGAAGTGCAACGCCTCCACTCTGAAAACGATGGGTTGCGCCAAGCCTCTTCCCAACTTTTGGACGACAAGATCCAGGGCCCGCCCAGCTCCATCCGG GACCTGCAGAGCATGGTGAGCCAGCAAAGACTGGAGGCCGAATCGCAGCTCCGGAGCGCCGAGCACCAGGCCGAACGTCTGCGGATAGAGATTGTGTCCCTGCGGGAGAAGCTGGAGCAGGAGAGAGCAGCCCGGTCGGGGCTGCAGGGGGAGCTGCAGAGAGAGCTAGAGGAAAAAG AACTCTTGCAAG CCTCTTTTAACAGCATCCAGAGT GAAATGGAAAGACTGCAGCAAGGACAGGAAGAGGGGAATGGAAGCCAG GTGCAGACAGATGCTGCTTCTGAGAAAGAAGCCAGTGGCACCCAAGATGGAAATAAGCcttag
- the RABEP2 gene encoding rab GTPase-binding effector protein 2 isoform X2: MEEPQQVQEVGASPGPDLPREPNPNQTIQNLRVQLAAALAEVETVRAVAAVSENTKHEAVEAVRRQCQEEVASLQTILKDTISSYEARLSALERDSRENVWSRLLPRSSPLDSLEKQMEKAQEDSERLRAIVLPMEQEIEELKGKLARAEGLVQELQSEQGGLFSSSESLLTEPVLPDGPRNDRGTSEEGGVAEKFASGLDSVSIASSSLLVPSPGPPIRRRRSPSPETISIASSSGTLVPETIYLSPAGFQLVPDSEWTQLHNKVRQQREAVEKASREKANLEEILQRSSEDCSKQVQVLFAQIQNSEELLRDLQNSVSKSQRLTQEQLADLAASHKRLGYEVQRLHSENDGLRQASSQLLDDKIQGPPSSIRDLQSMVSQQRLEAESQLRSAEHQAERLRIEIVSLREKLEQERAARSGLQGELQRELEEKASFNSIQSEMERLQQGQEEGNGSQVQTDAASEKEASGTQDGNKP, from the exons ATGGAAG AACCTCAGCAAGTGCAGGAGGTGGGTGCTTCCCCTGGTCCAGACCTCCCCAGAGAACCTAACCCCAATCAGACGATCCAAAACCTGCGGGTCCAGTTGGCAGCTGCACTAGCTGAGGTAGAAACTGTCCGGGCTGTGGCTGCTGTGAGTGAAAACACCAAGCATGAGGCCGTGGAGGCTGTCCGACGCCAATGCCAAGAAGAGGTGGCCTCTCTGCAAACTATTCTAAAAG ACACCATCTCTAGTTATGAGGCGCGTCTTTCGGCTCTAGAGCGCGACAGTCGGGAGAATGTGTGGAGCCGCCTCCTGCCAAGGAGCAGCCCCTTGGACTCCTTGGAGAAACAGATGGAAAAG GCACAGGAAGACTCCGAGCGGCTCCGGGCCATTGTGCTGCCGATGGAGCAGGAAATCGAGGAACTGAAGGGGAAGCTGGCCAGGGCGGAGGGGCTGGTTCAGGAGCTTCAGAGTGAGCAG GGCGGCCTCTTTAGCTCCTCTGAATCCCTCCTCACTGAGCCAGTACTCCCTGACGGACCAAGGAATGACCGTGGCACTTCAGAGGAAGGAGGGGTGGCTGAGAAATTTGCCTCTGGCCTTGACAGTGTCTCCATCGCCTCATCGTCCTTGCTGGTACCAAGCCCTGGGCCTCCAATCCGGCGCAGACGCTCCCCCAGCCCTGAGACCATATCAATTGCCTCCTCCAGTGGGACCCTGGTGCCAGAGACCATCTACCTATCACCTGCTGGGTTTCAGCTGGTGCCTGACTCAGAATGGACGCAACTTCACAACAAG GTGCGGCAGCAACGGGAAGCTGTAGAAAAAGCATCTCGGGAAAAGGCCAACTTGGAGGAGATTCTGCAGCGCAGCAGTGAAGATTGCAGCAAGCAG GTCCAGGTTCTTTTTGCTCAGATCCAAAACTCAGAGGAGCTTCTCCGGGACCTCCAAAACTCGGTGAGCAAGAGCCAGCGGTTGACTCAGGAGCAGCTG GCTGACCTGGCTGCATCTCACAAGCGCCTGGGCTATGAAGTGCAACGCCTCCACTCTGAAAACGATGGGTTGCGCCAAGCCTCTTCCCAACTTTTGGACGACAAGATCCAGGGCCCGCCCAGCTCCATCCGG GACCTGCAGAGCATGGTGAGCCAGCAAAGACTGGAGGCCGAATCGCAGCTCCGGAGCGCCGAGCACCAGGCCGAACGTCTGCGGATAGAGATTGTGTCCCTGCGGGAGAAGCTGGAGCAGGAGAGAGCAGCCCGGTCGGGGCTGCAGGGGGAGCTGCAGAGAGAGCTAGAGGAAAAAG CCTCTTTTAACAGCATCCAGAGT GAAATGGAAAGACTGCAGCAAGGACAGGAAGAGGGGAATGGAAGCCAG GTGCAGACAGATGCTGCTTCTGAGAAAGAAGCCAGTGGCACCCAAGATGGAAATAAGCcttag
- the RABEP2 gene encoding rab GTPase-binding effector protein 2 isoform X1 has translation MEEPQQVQEVGASPGPDLPREPNPNQTIQNLRVQLAAALAEVETVRAVAAVSENTKHEAVEAVRRQCQEEVASLQTILKDTISSYEARLSALERDSRENVWSRLLPRSSPLDSLEKQMEKAQEDSERLRAIVLPMEQEIEELKGKLARAEGLVQELQSEQGGLFSSSESLLTEPVLPDGPRNDRGTSEEGGVAEKFASGLDSVSIASSSLLVPSPGPPIRRRRSPSPETISIASSSGTLVPETIYLSPAGFQLVPDSEWTQLHNKVRQQREAVEKASREKANLEEILQRSSEDCSKQVQVLFAQIQNSEELLRDLQNSVSKSQRLTQEQLADLAASHKRLGYEVQRLHSENDGLRQASSQLLDDKIQGPPSSIRDLQSMVSQQRLEAESQLRSAEHQAERLRIEIVSLREKLEQERAARSGLQGELQRELEEKELLQASFNSIQSEMERLQQGQEEGNGSQVQTDAASEKEASGTQDGNKP, from the exons ATGGAAG AACCTCAGCAAGTGCAGGAGGTGGGTGCTTCCCCTGGTCCAGACCTCCCCAGAGAACCTAACCCCAATCAGACGATCCAAAACCTGCGGGTCCAGTTGGCAGCTGCACTAGCTGAGGTAGAAACTGTCCGGGCTGTGGCTGCTGTGAGTGAAAACACCAAGCATGAGGCCGTGGAGGCTGTCCGACGCCAATGCCAAGAAGAGGTGGCCTCTCTGCAAACTATTCTAAAAG ACACCATCTCTAGTTATGAGGCGCGTCTTTCGGCTCTAGAGCGCGACAGTCGGGAGAATGTGTGGAGCCGCCTCCTGCCAAGGAGCAGCCCCTTGGACTCCTTGGAGAAACAGATGGAAAAG GCACAGGAAGACTCCGAGCGGCTCCGGGCCATTGTGCTGCCGATGGAGCAGGAAATCGAGGAACTGAAGGGGAAGCTGGCCAGGGCGGAGGGGCTGGTTCAGGAGCTTCAGAGTGAGCAG GGCGGCCTCTTTAGCTCCTCTGAATCCCTCCTCACTGAGCCAGTACTCCCTGACGGACCAAGGAATGACCGTGGCACTTCAGAGGAAGGAGGGGTGGCTGAGAAATTTGCCTCTGGCCTTGACAGTGTCTCCATCGCCTCATCGTCCTTGCTGGTACCAAGCCCTGGGCCTCCAATCCGGCGCAGACGCTCCCCCAGCCCTGAGACCATATCAATTGCCTCCTCCAGTGGGACCCTGGTGCCAGAGACCATCTACCTATCACCTGCTGGGTTTCAGCTGGTGCCTGACTCAGAATGGACGCAACTTCACAACAAG GTGCGGCAGCAACGGGAAGCTGTAGAAAAAGCATCTCGGGAAAAGGCCAACTTGGAGGAGATTCTGCAGCGCAGCAGTGAAGATTGCAGCAAGCAG GTCCAGGTTCTTTTTGCTCAGATCCAAAACTCAGAGGAGCTTCTCCGGGACCTCCAAAACTCGGTGAGCAAGAGCCAGCGGTTGACTCAGGAGCAGCTG GCTGACCTGGCTGCATCTCACAAGCGCCTGGGCTATGAAGTGCAACGCCTCCACTCTGAAAACGATGGGTTGCGCCAAGCCTCTTCCCAACTTTTGGACGACAAGATCCAGGGCCCGCCCAGCTCCATCCGG GACCTGCAGAGCATGGTGAGCCAGCAAAGACTGGAGGCCGAATCGCAGCTCCGGAGCGCCGAGCACCAGGCCGAACGTCTGCGGATAGAGATTGTGTCCCTGCGGGAGAAGCTGGAGCAGGAGAGAGCAGCCCGGTCGGGGCTGCAGGGGGAGCTGCAGAGAGAGCTAGAGGAAAAAG AACTCTTGCAAG CCTCTTTTAACAGCATCCAGAGT GAAATGGAAAGACTGCAGCAAGGACAGGAAGAGGGGAATGGAAGCCAG GTGCAGACAGATGCTGCTTCTGAGAAAGAAGCCAGTGGCACCCAAGATGGAAATAAGCcttag